One Trichormus variabilis 0441 genomic window, GGCTTGGGGTGCGACACAATGGCAACAATAGTTACCCGTACCTTAGAAACCAGACGTGAACGATTAATTGCCACCTTTTTACTTTCCCTGGCCATACCTTGTGCTGCACAGTGGGGTGTGATTGTGGGACTACTAGCACAAAAACCAGCCGCCTTAATGTTTTGGGGAGGTTTTATCACCGCCATCTTCCTAATAGTTGGATATCTCACCGCCAGATTGTTACCTGGTACTTCCGGCAGGTTTTACATGGAAATTCCCCCTTTACGTCTGCCCAAATTACGGAATGTGTTCACTAAAACCTGGGTGCGGATGAAGTGGTATTTTCTGGAAGTATTACCCTTATTTATCTGGGCATCTGTGTTGATTTGGGTGGGACGTTTAACCGGATTATTTGACGTAATTATTCGCGCCATTGAACCTCTCACCTTGGCATTGGGAATGCCAAAACAAGCAGCGCCCATATTTCTCTACGGCTTCTTTCGCCGAGATTATGGTGCAGCCGGACTATTTGATTTGCAGCAACAGGGAAGTTTGACAGGTAATCAGTTAGTGATAGCTGCGATCGTTTTAACTTTGTTTTTACCCTGTATTGCCCAATTGCAAATGCTGATTAAGGAACGGGGAACTAAAACTACTTTGGCAATAGTACTGTTTATTTTTCCCTTTGCTTTCCTCATGGGATATGTCGTCAACTTCGGCTTAATATTATTCGGAGTGAACTTTTAATATGAACGCCTTATCAACAGTCAAAGTCGGTCAACCGCAAACGGTAGTAAGTTTACGAACTCAAGATCAAGCAGTACTACAAAAGCTGATGGCATTCGGGATTTTACCGGGGAGCAAGTTGGTGCTAGAGCAACGCTTTCCATCCTATATCATCATGGTTGGCAGAACCCGCACCGCCTTGGATCGAGAAACAGCACAGTGTATTTTTGTGGAATCTCGCAATTGATTACCTTTGAGCAACTTTGATCCCAGTTGTCTGTTCTGCTGGTGGTGTCACAGTGTTAGCTCGTAAAGCACGGAACATCCCAAATCTACAGAGTCCCATACCAAATGCTAGCCTCATCAGTAGTAGGGTGGGTACTTCTCGCAGAGATTTAATGAAACCAGATAGACCAAAACGCACTAATCCTTCTGGTCTAACTATTCCTTGCCAGATAGAATCCAGCCAAGAGGGGAGTGTTTGTTTTGTCCAGTCTGCCGTGATTACCTCCCCTTCTACTAATCCCGTCGCGGCCAAAAGCTCAGAAAAGCCTTCGATGCTGGAAAAAGCCGGGTGAGACCACTGATCTAGTAGTTGCTGCATTACTGGTTTCTCCCAAATATTTAGGGGTTTTTGGCGATCGTC contains:
- a CDS encoding FeoA family protein, whose product is MNALSTVKVGQPQTVVSLRTQDQAVLQKLMAFGILPGSKLVLEQRFPSYIIMVGRTRTALDRETAQCIFVESRN